Proteins found in one Lysinibacillus fusiformis genomic segment:
- the fabG gene encoding 3-oxoacyl-[acyl-carrier-protein] reductase, translated as MRKLEGKVAVVTGASRGIGRAIALKLADEGAKVVVNYSGSQAKAEEVVAMIQENGGEAIAVQASVSKTEEVTALMDAAVKTFGSLDILVNNAGITRDNLIMRMKEDEWDDVLDTNLKGVFLCTKAVTRQMMKQRAGRIINISSIVGVAGNAGQANYVAAKAGVIGLTKTTAKELASRHILVNAIAPGFIETEMTEQLPEDIKQGMLTQIPLAKLGQPEDIAKAVAFLASDDANYMTGQTLHIDGGMVM; from the coding sequence AACAGGAGCTTCAAGAGGAATTGGACGTGCTATTGCTTTAAAGCTTGCTGATGAAGGTGCGAAGGTTGTTGTGAACTATAGTGGCTCACAGGCAAAAGCGGAAGAAGTAGTGGCGATGATTCAAGAAAACGGTGGCGAAGCAATTGCTGTGCAAGCTAGCGTTTCAAAGACAGAAGAAGTTACAGCTTTAATGGATGCTGCTGTTAAAACATTTGGTTCTCTTGATATTTTAGTTAATAATGCTGGTATTACAAGAGATAACTTGATCATGCGTATGAAAGAGGACGAATGGGACGATGTATTAGACACGAACCTTAAAGGTGTTTTCCTTTGTACTAAAGCGGTAACACGTCAAATGATGAAGCAACGTGCAGGTCGTATTATTAATATATCTTCTATCGTTGGTGTAGCGGGTAATGCTGGTCAAGCCAACTATGTTGCGGCTAAAGCAGGTGTTATTGGACTAACGAAAACGACGGCAAAGGAATTAGCTTCTCGTCATATTTTAGTCAATGCCATTGCACCAGGTTTTATTGAAACAGAAATGACAGAACAATTGCCAGAGGATATCAAACAAGGTATGCTTACACAGATTCCTCTTGCGAAACTTGGTCAGCCAGAGGATATTGCAAAAGCAGTAGCTTTCCTTGCATCGGATGACGCTAATTATATGACAGGGCAAACGCTTCATATTGATGGCGGCATGGTCATGTAA
- the acpP gene encoding acyl carrier protein, producing MSTVLERVTKVIVDRLGVEESEVTLEASFRDDLGADSLDVVELVMELEDEFDMEISDEDAEKISTVGTAISYIESKLN from the coding sequence TTGTCTACAGTATTAGAACGCGTAACAAAAGTAATCGTGGACCGTTTAGGTGTGGAAGAAAGCGAAGTAACGCTTGAAGCTTCTTTCCGTGATGATTTAGGTGCTGACTCATTAGACGTAGTTGAGCTTGTAATGGAGCTTGAAGACGAATTCGATATGGAAATTTCTGATGAAGATGCTGAAAAAATCTCAACAGTAGGTACTGCAATCTCATACATCGAAAGTAAATTAAACTAA
- the rnc gene encoding ribonuclease III, which translates to MAMKRKGTMQKSGVLPEKVRNQFELLQHELNITFINKNLLYQAFTHSSYVNEHRRKLFTDNERLEFLGDAVLELSVSKYLFEKYPNMSEGELTKLRASIVCEPSLVIFANELGFGRFVLLGKGEELTGGRERPALLADVFESFVGALYLDQDLQTVVSFLERIVFPKVEVGAFSHVMDFKSQLQEMVQQTNNGLLHYEIIDEKGPAHNRTFVSSVLLNGQELGIGRGKSKKEAEQQAAQCAMRMMREEAAKEEA; encoded by the coding sequence ATGGCTATGAAAAGAAAAGGAACTATGCAGAAATCTGGCGTACTTCCTGAAAAAGTACGCAATCAATTTGAGCTGTTACAGCATGAATTAAATATCACATTTATTAATAAAAATTTATTGTACCAAGCATTCACGCATTCATCTTATGTGAATGAGCATCGCCGTAAACTATTTACGGATAATGAGCGTCTTGAATTTTTAGGAGACGCAGTACTTGAACTGTCTGTTTCTAAATATCTTTTTGAGAAATACCCGAATATGAGCGAGGGTGAGTTAACAAAGTTAAGAGCTTCCATTGTTTGTGAGCCATCACTAGTTATTTTTGCTAATGAGCTAGGCTTTGGACGCTTTGTTTTACTTGGAAAAGGTGAGGAATTAACAGGTGGTCGGGAACGTCCAGCGCTACTTGCAGATGTATTTGAATCATTTGTAGGTGCACTCTATTTAGATCAAGATTTACAAACGGTCGTGTCCTTTTTAGAACGGATCGTGTTCCCAAAAGTAGAAGTCGGTGCTTTTTCGCATGTGATGGATTTTAAAAGTCAATTGCAAGAAATGGTACAGCAAACCAATAATGGACTTCTTCATTATGAGATTATCGATGAAAAAGGCCCAGCACATAATCGTACCTTTGTATCAAGCGTATTATTAAATGGACAAGAGCTTGGTATTGGTCGTGGAAAATCAAAAAAAGAAGCCGAGCAGCAAGCTGCACAATGTGCTATGCGAATGATGCGTGAAGAAGCTGCAAAAGAGGAGGCTTAA
- the smc gene encoding chromosome segregation protein SMC has translation MFLKRLEVIGFKSFAERIGIDFVPGVTAVVGPNGSGKSNVTDAIRWVLGEQSAKSLRGAKMEDVIFAGSDSRKPLNFAEVTLILDNTDEQLAFSYTEVSVTRRVYRSGDSEYLLNNQQCRLKDITDLFMDSGLGKEAFSIISQGRVDEILNSRPDDRRSIFEEAAGVLKYKIRKKKAEHKLVETDENLYRVLDILHELDNRLEPLEMQASSARDYVQMSTELKDFDIAILVHDFKNCAQSLHALKEEFAELSATELKQAQKITTIDKQTTNIRKLLKDLDDYLDVSQAELVNATMEVERWDGRKALMAEKRQNASNQLLQLNTTLQEAKAEVELLLVQEQEKKEVFSEKQQAVSVLKQSIKQLEQSLNRSVTEIEEEIEEHKNRYIDSLNEEATVKNELKNIDQQLAQQKAMAAKMSDQTDEIGQELMQIIAEKEKLVAEYALTTNDLQKKLEQHEALQIQLKNVNISFTEKQDMLYKAYQHQQQLKARKDTLAELEADFSGFFQGVKEVLLARDKGELQGIEGAVAELIQVEGKYSQAIETALGAASQHIVTTNERHAQQAIHWLKQKRAGRATFLPKTVMKSRKINLGTIQIATEHPAFIQMADALVTFNEDNRTIVENLLGNVIVAANLEGASQIARLCGFRYRVVTLDGDIVNAGGSLTGGALKQQSSLFTRKAELDDLILKLESLQASIYSAEQAVAAEKEKLAILRDQVEQLKLEGEQLRKDEMQQSSRIRELEMVEKSLSARVTFASTETQDVKTREEALLTQKQVAVERLNTLAIELVEINETVEQLSKVKLQGETEKDVLRERLAEKRSQLAVMQEQMSQVQITTAELALQLNKAQQKVKNISQEIVWLQSDESTNHLSDEEVEEQVVTWKASRDALQETISDKKEQKIGQQQELATLEEQLKELQRIHKGYLEAIRANELKRNRVEFEMDNFIEQLEENYQLTFEEAEEEALAIEDEEFVRRRVKLLKRSIEELGPVNLGAIEEYDRVLERHTFLTEQREDLLAAQETLHEAIKEMDEEMTLRFSETFYAIREQFKRVFRELFGGGQADLVLIDPQNLLETGIEIVAQPPGKKLQNLSLLSGGERALTAIALLFSILNIRPVPFCILDEVEAALDEANVVRYSQYLKKFSRNTQFIVITHRKGTMEGADVLYGITMQESGVSKLVSVKLEDEPVLAEQRSEQA, from the coding sequence ATGTTCCTAAAACGACTAGAAGTGATTGGCTTTAAATCTTTTGCGGAACGCATTGGAATTGATTTTGTACCTGGTGTTACAGCCGTTGTTGGACCAAATGGCAGTGGAAAAAGTAATGTCACAGATGCGATTCGTTGGGTACTTGGGGAGCAATCGGCAAAGTCGTTACGTGGAGCAAAGATGGAAGATGTTATTTTCGCTGGGAGTGACTCTCGTAAGCCACTCAACTTTGCAGAAGTAACACTTATATTAGATAATACTGACGAGCAACTTGCTTTTTCTTATACAGAAGTCAGTGTAACAAGACGCGTATACCGTTCAGGTGATAGTGAATATTTATTAAATAACCAACAGTGTCGCCTGAAGGATATTACGGACTTGTTTATGGATTCAGGACTTGGAAAAGAGGCATTTTCAATCATCTCTCAAGGACGTGTTGATGAAATTTTAAATAGCCGACCTGATGACCGTCGTTCTATTTTTGAAGAGGCAGCTGGCGTTTTAAAGTATAAAATAAGAAAGAAAAAAGCAGAGCATAAGCTTGTTGAGACAGATGAAAATTTGTATCGTGTATTAGACATTCTCCATGAATTAGACAACCGATTAGAGCCGCTTGAAATGCAGGCATCTAGTGCAAGAGACTATGTACAAATGTCTACCGAGCTAAAGGATTTTGATATTGCCATTCTTGTGCATGATTTTAAAAATTGTGCACAATCTTTGCATGCGCTAAAAGAGGAGTTTGCTGAGCTTTCAGCAACGGAGCTAAAACAAGCTCAAAAAATTACAACGATTGATAAACAGACTACCAATATCCGTAAGCTATTAAAAGATCTGGATGATTATTTGGATGTTTCGCAAGCTGAACTTGTCAATGCCACTATGGAGGTAGAACGTTGGGATGGTCGTAAGGCATTGATGGCTGAAAAACGCCAGAATGCATCCAATCAACTTCTGCAGCTGAATACGACATTACAAGAGGCTAAAGCAGAGGTAGAATTACTGCTTGTTCAAGAACAGGAGAAAAAAGAAGTGTTCTCCGAGAAACAACAAGCCGTTTCAGTGTTAAAACAGAGCATCAAACAGTTAGAACAATCATTAAATCGTTCTGTGACGGAAATCGAGGAAGAAATCGAAGAGCATAAAAATCGATATATTGATTCATTAAATGAAGAAGCAACAGTCAAGAATGAATTGAAAAATATCGACCAGCAATTAGCTCAACAAAAGGCAATGGCAGCAAAAATGTCCGATCAAACAGATGAAATTGGACAGGAGCTTATGCAAATTATTGCTGAAAAGGAAAAGTTAGTGGCTGAATATGCCTTAACAACCAATGATTTGCAGAAAAAACTAGAGCAACATGAAGCCTTACAAATACAGTTAAAAAATGTCAATATATCCTTTACTGAAAAACAGGATATGCTGTACAAAGCCTACCAGCACCAACAGCAACTAAAGGCTAGAAAAGATACGTTAGCTGAGCTCGAAGCTGATTTTTCTGGGTTCTTCCAAGGTGTTAAAGAAGTCTTACTTGCTCGTGATAAAGGCGAATTACAAGGTATTGAGGGTGCTGTAGCTGAGTTAATTCAAGTTGAAGGAAAGTATTCACAAGCGATCGAAACAGCTTTAGGTGCTGCCTCTCAACATATTGTCACAACCAATGAACGTCATGCACAACAGGCCATTCATTGGTTAAAACAAAAACGGGCTGGACGCGCTACTTTTTTACCAAAAACAGTCATGAAATCACGCAAAATTAATCTAGGGACTATTCAAATAGCAACTGAGCATCCTGCTTTTATTCAAATGGCAGATGCGCTTGTTACTTTTAACGAAGATAATCGAACAATTGTTGAAAACCTTTTAGGAAATGTCATCGTGGCAGCAAATTTAGAAGGTGCAAGTCAAATTGCTCGTTTATGTGGTTTCCGATACCGAGTTGTCACACTTGATGGAGATATTGTCAATGCAGGTGGTTCATTAACAGGTGGTGCATTGAAACAGCAATCCTCACTCTTCACAAGAAAGGCCGAGTTAGATGATTTAATCCTTAAGCTAGAATCATTACAAGCTTCCATTTATAGTGCCGAACAGGCTGTTGCAGCAGAAAAAGAGAAGCTTGCGATACTGCGAGATCAAGTAGAGCAACTAAAGCTTGAAGGAGAGCAACTACGAAAAGATGAAATGCAACAATCTAGCCGTATTCGTGAGCTAGAAATGGTAGAAAAAAGCTTATCGGCCAGAGTAACCTTTGCTTCAACTGAAACACAGGATGTAAAAACACGTGAGGAAGCATTGTTGACACAAAAACAAGTGGCAGTGGAGCGATTAAATACCCTTGCTATAGAGCTTGTCGAAATCAATGAAACTGTAGAACAATTAAGTAAGGTAAAGTTACAAGGTGAGACAGAGAAAGATGTATTACGAGAACGACTTGCCGAAAAACGTTCACAGTTAGCAGTTATGCAGGAACAAATGTCACAAGTTCAAATTACTACTGCTGAACTAGCGCTACAATTAAACAAAGCACAACAAAAAGTCAAAAATATTTCTCAGGAAATAGTGTGGCTTCAATCTGATGAATCGACAAATCATTTAAGTGATGAAGAGGTCGAGGAACAGGTTGTTACATGGAAAGCAAGTAGAGATGCCTTACAAGAAACTATTTCTGATAAGAAAGAGCAGAAAATAGGTCAGCAACAAGAACTAGCTACATTAGAAGAGCAACTGAAGGAACTGCAACGTATTCATAAAGGATACCTTGAGGCAATACGTGCAAATGAGTTAAAACGAAATCGTGTAGAATTTGAAATGGATAATTTTATAGAACAACTCGAAGAAAATTATCAGTTAACATTCGAAGAGGCCGAAGAAGAAGCTTTAGCCATCGAAGATGAAGAGTTTGTGCGAAGACGTGTAAAATTATTAAAAAGATCCATTGAAGAGCTAGGACCTGTTAATTTAGGTGCAATTGAGGAATATGATAGAGTGCTAGAACGTCATACTTTCTTAACTGAACAACGAGAGGACTTGCTTGCTGCGCAGGAAACATTGCATGAAGCAATCAAAGAAATGGATGAAGAAATGACGTTGCGCTTTAGTGAAACGTTCTATGCTATTAGAGAGCAATTTAAACGTGTTTTCCGTGAACTATTTGGTGGGGGGCAAGCTGATTTAGTTTTAATTGACCCGCAAAATTTATTGGAAACAGGTATTGAAATTGTGGCACAGCCTCCAGGAAAAAAATTACAAAATTTAAGTTTACTTTCTGGTGGTGAGCGCGCACTTACGGCCATTGCTTTATTATTCTCCATTCTAAATATTCGACCTGTACCATTTTGTATTCTTGATGAAGTAGAGGCGGCTTTAGATGAGGCGAATGTTGTGCGTTATAGCCAATATTTGAAAAAGTTTAGTCGCAACACACAATTCATTGTTATTACCCATCGTAAAGGAACGATGGAGGGAGCCGATGTCTTGTATGGTATAACAATGCAGGAATCAGGTGTGTCGAAACTTGTATCAGTAAAACTAGAAGATGAACCCGTACTTGCGGAGCAAAGGAGCGAACAAGCATGA
- the ftsY gene encoding signal recognition particle-docking protein FtsY: MSFFKRLKDKLMGNPAEEEKLEAADKEQDSDQIELEESNEPAAIETVDLKVPEQGEDSPEMEIVKEAEVEAEPESSPEIEEEQSEVQELAVVEDEPLEEKKPSAWSITQKFKAGLEKTRNSFTSKVNDLVARYRKVDEDFFEELEDLLLQADVGFETVMELMDKLRYEVQRKNIKDTNGIQAVISEKLVEIYEQGEEDLIELNMQPDGELTVILFVGVNGVGKTTTIGKLAHRLRSQGKTVVLAAGDTFRAGAIDQLQVWGDRVGCEVIKQSEGSDPAAVMYDAIRAAKNRKADVLICDTAGRLQNKVNLMNELEKVHRVISREIPNAPHEVLLALDATTGQNALVQAQTFKEATNVTGIVLTKLDGTAKGGIVLAIRNKLHIPVKFVGLGEKMDDLQPFDAERYVYGLFAEGLDKELQNNEE; this comes from the coding sequence ATGAGTTTTTTTAAACGTTTAAAAGATAAATTAATGGGTAATCCTGCAGAGGAAGAAAAACTAGAGGCAGCTGACAAAGAGCAGGATTCTGATCAAATAGAGCTAGAGGAATCAAACGAACCTGCTGCCATTGAGACTGTGGATCTAAAAGTGCCTGAACAAGGTGAGGATTCACCAGAAATGGAGATTGTGAAAGAAGCCGAAGTGGAAGCAGAACCAGAATCCTCACCTGAGATAGAAGAAGAACAGTCAGAAGTACAGGAGCTAGCTGTAGTAGAGGACGAACCACTGGAAGAGAAAAAGCCTTCTGCTTGGTCAATAACACAAAAGTTCAAGGCTGGTCTTGAAAAAACACGTAATTCCTTTACTTCAAAAGTGAATGACCTTGTTGCACGTTATCGTAAAGTGGATGAGGATTTCTTTGAAGAATTAGAGGATTTACTATTACAGGCTGATGTTGGATTTGAAACAGTCATGGAACTCATGGATAAACTTCGCTATGAAGTTCAGCGTAAAAATATCAAAGATACAAATGGTATTCAAGCAGTGATTTCTGAGAAGCTTGTAGAAATTTATGAGCAAGGTGAAGAAGATTTAATTGAACTAAATATGCAGCCAGATGGTGAACTGACTGTTATTTTATTTGTTGGCGTAAATGGCGTTGGGAAAACAACGACGATAGGTAAGTTAGCGCATCGCTTAAGATCTCAAGGGAAAACAGTTGTGTTAGCTGCAGGTGATACGTTCCGTGCGGGTGCCATTGATCAATTACAAGTGTGGGGAGACCGAGTTGGTTGTGAGGTCATTAAACAATCAGAGGGCTCTGACCCAGCGGCAGTCATGTATGATGCGATTCGTGCAGCAAAAAACAGAAAAGCGGATGTGTTAATTTGTGATACAGCTGGACGTTTGCAGAACAAAGTGAACCTAATGAATGAGCTTGAAAAGGTTCATCGTGTTATTTCACGTGAAATTCCAAATGCTCCACATGAAGTATTATTGGCATTAGATGCAACAACTGGCCAAAATGCGCTTGTTCAAGCACAAACATTTAAAGAAGCGACGAATGTAACAGGTATTGTTTTAACAAAGCTTGACGGTACAGCTAAAGGTGGTATTGTCCTTGCGATTCGCAACAAGTTACACATTCCTGTAAAATTTGTGGGTCTTGGTGAGAAAATGGATGATTTACAGCCATTTGATGCAGAACGATATGTTTATGGATTATTTGCCGAGGGTTTAGATAAGGAATTACAAAATAATGAAGAGTAA
- a CDS encoding putative DNA-binding protein, whose product MLLEKTTRMNFLFDFYQALLTDKQRSYMELYYLDDNSLGEIAESYGVSRQAVYDNIRRTEAMLEEYEEKLCLLEKFKQRTQMLSQLTMGITEKSMTAEEQLALIEQLKEWD is encoded by the coding sequence ATGCTACTTGAAAAAACAACACGCATGAACTTTCTCTTCGACTTTTATCAAGCATTATTAACTGATAAGCAAAGAAGTTATATGGAGCTATACTATTTGGATGATAACTCCCTAGGAGAAATTGCCGAATCGTATGGTGTTTCACGCCAAGCTGTTTACGATAATATTCGTCGAACAGAAGCGATGCTTGAGGAATATGAAGAAAAATTATGTTTACTTGAAAAATTTAAACAACGTACCCAAATGCTGTCACAGCTAACAATGGGGATTACAGAAAAAAGTATGACAGCTGAAGAGCAGTTAGCACTTATTGAACAGCTGAAAGAATGGGATTAG
- the ffh gene encoding signal recognition particle protein: MAFEGLAERLQGTIQKIKGKGKVSEQDVKEMMREVRFALIEADVNLKVVKEFVKKVSERAVGVDVMQSLTPGQQVIKIVQDELTELMGGEQSPIKFNTKPPTVIMMVGLQGAGKTTTTGKLANVLRKKYNRKPLLVAADVYRPAAVQQLQTLGKQLSLPVFALGTEVSPVEIARQAIELAKEEHHDVVIIDTAGRLHIDEDLMQELKDIRALKEPDEVFLVVDAMTGQDAVNVAESFNEAIGITGVVLTKLDGDTRGGAALSIRSVTQKPIKFVGMGEKMDALEPFHPERMASRILGMGDVLSLIEKAQANVDEAKAKELEEKFKSQTFTFDDFVEQLQQVKKMGPLDEILKMLPGANKIKGLDNVKVDDKQMGRVEAIIYSMTPAEKTNPEIMNGSRKKRIAKGSGTSIQEVNRLIKQFDEMKKMMKQMTGMASGKGKKKMKLPGFDSLFK, translated from the coding sequence ATGGCTTTTGAAGGATTAGCGGAACGACTCCAAGGAACGATCCAAAAGATTAAAGGCAAAGGGAAAGTATCAGAGCAAGACGTTAAAGAAATGATGCGAGAAGTCCGATTTGCTTTAATCGAGGCGGATGTTAACTTAAAAGTAGTCAAAGAATTCGTAAAAAAGGTAAGTGAACGTGCTGTCGGTGTTGATGTTATGCAAAGTTTAACACCAGGTCAGCAAGTTATTAAAATTGTACAGGACGAATTAACAGAATTAATGGGGGGCGAACAAAGTCCCATTAAGTTTAATACAAAGCCACCCACTGTCATTATGATGGTTGGTTTACAAGGTGCGGGTAAAACGACAACTACAGGTAAATTGGCAAATGTTCTACGAAAAAAATATAATCGTAAACCATTACTAGTTGCTGCAGACGTTTATCGTCCAGCAGCTGTCCAACAATTACAGACATTAGGAAAACAGTTATCACTACCTGTTTTTGCGTTAGGAACCGAAGTATCTCCAGTAGAAATTGCACGCCAGGCAATTGAATTAGCAAAGGAAGAGCATCATGATGTAGTAATCATCGATACAGCTGGTCGTCTTCATATCGATGAAGACCTAATGCAAGAGTTAAAGGATATTCGTGCATTAAAAGAGCCAGATGAAGTCTTCCTCGTTGTCGATGCCATGACGGGTCAAGATGCAGTCAATGTAGCAGAAAGCTTTAATGAAGCAATCGGTATAACTGGAGTTGTTTTAACAAAACTTGACGGTGATACACGTGGTGGTGCTGCATTATCTATCCGTTCTGTGACGCAAAAACCAATTAAATTTGTCGGGATGGGCGAAAAAATGGATGCGCTCGAGCCATTCCATCCAGAGCGTATGGCATCTCGTATTTTAGGTATGGGCGATGTTCTGTCACTTATCGAGAAAGCACAGGCAAATGTAGATGAAGCTAAAGCGAAAGAATTAGAAGAAAAGTTCAAATCTCAAACATTCACTTTTGATGATTTTGTCGAGCAATTACAGCAAGTCAAGAAAATGGGCCCTCTTGATGAAATTTTAAAAATGCTCCCAGGTGCTAACAAAATCAAAGGCTTAGATAATGTAAAAGTTGATGATAAGCAAATGGGGCGTGTAGAGGCCATTATTTACTCGATGACGCCTGCTGAAAAGACCAACCCAGAAATCATGAATGGTAGCCGTAAAAAGCGTATTGCGAAAGGCTCTGGGACATCTATTCAAGAGGTGAATCGTCTCATTAAGCAATTCGATGAAATGAAAAAAATGATGAAGCAAATGACTGGAATGGCAAGTGGTAAAGGAAAGAAAAAAATGAAATTACCAGGCTTTGATTCGTTGTTTAAATAA
- the rpsP gene encoding 30S ribosomal protein S16, producing MAVKIRLKRMGAKKSPFYRIVVADARSPRDGRQIETVGTYNPLTQPATVNIDEEKALKWLADGAKPSDTVRNLFSEQGIMEKFHNQKFSK from the coding sequence ATGGCAGTTAAAATTCGCTTAAAACGTATGGGAGCTAAAAAATCTCCTTTCTATCGTATCGTAGTTGCAGACGCTCGTTCACCACGTGACGGTCGTCAAATCGAAACAGTTGGTACTTACAACCCACTAACTCAACCAGCTACTGTAAACATTGATGAAGAGAAAGCTCTTAAATGGTTAGCTGACGGTGCAAAACCATCAGATACAGTACGTAACCTGTTCTCAGAACAAGGTATCATGGAAAAATTCCATAACCAAAAATTCAGTAAATAA
- a CDS encoding KH domain-containing protein, translating into MKQLIEAIVLPLVDYPEEVRIETDENANRIVYKLFVHPEDRGKVIGKQGRVAKAIRTIVYSAAGSHHQKKTYVDILD; encoded by the coding sequence TTGAAGCAGCTGATTGAAGCAATCGTTTTACCGTTAGTCGATTATCCAGAAGAAGTTCGTATTGAGACGGATGAAAATGCAAATCGAATTGTTTATAAACTTTTTGTTCATCCAGAGGATAGAGGGAAAGTCATAGGCAAGCAAGGGCGAGTAGCAAAAGCGATTCGTACAATTGTTTATTCAGCGGCAGGTAGTCACCATCAAAAGAAGACCTACGTCGATATATTGGATTAA
- the rimM gene encoding ribosome maturation factor RimM (Essential for efficient processing of 16S rRNA) translates to MEWFNVGRIVNTHGIRGEVRVLSTTDFEEERFAVGNKLAAFKKDDKKPTWVTIDSVRRHKNFILLTFEGMNNINLVEPFKEGMLKVTKDQMTDDLLEENEFFFHEIIGCTVISEEGETIGVVADILQTGANDVWVVKGSKKEHYIPYIEDIVKDIDVTDKKIVIHVMGGLL, encoded by the coding sequence ATGGAATGGTTTAATGTAGGTCGAATTGTCAATACGCACGGTATCCGTGGTGAGGTACGTGTATTATCGACAACAGACTTTGAAGAAGAGCGTTTTGCAGTAGGAAATAAGCTTGCTGCCTTTAAAAAAGACGATAAGAAGCCAACATGGGTAACGATTGACTCTGTGCGTCGTCATAAAAACTTTATTTTATTAACTTTTGAAGGCATGAACAATATCAACCTAGTTGAGCCGTTTAAAGAAGGCATGCTGAAAGTGACAAAAGATCAAATGACAGATGATCTACTTGAAGAAAATGAGTTCTTTTTCCATGAAATAATCGGCTGCACAGTTATTTCTGAAGAGGGCGAAACAATCGGAGTTGTAGCAGATATCCTGCAAACAGGGGCAAACGACGTATGGGTAGTGAAAGGCTCGAAGAAAGAACACTATATCCCTTATATAGAAGATATCGTGAAAGATATTGATGTTACGGATAAAAAAATCGTCATCCATGTTATGGGAGGCTTATTATGA
- the trmD gene encoding tRNA (guanosine(37)-N1)-methyltransferase TrmD has protein sequence MNIHVLSLFPDMFSGVFGASILKKAQEKGAVNLEVTDIRTFSGNKHNQVDDYPYGGGAGMVLKPEPMFSAVEAITAGKQPRIILMCPQGERFTQKKAEELAQETELVFLCGHYEGYDERIRQHLVTDEISIGDFVLTGGELGAMTVIDSVVRLLPGVLGQEDSHIQDSFSTGLLEHPHYTRPAEFRGMKVPDVLLSGNHAKIDQWREEQSLKRTFERRPDLLEQYPLTDKQKLYLEKLKNNHLDA, from the coding sequence ATGAATATTCATGTATTAAGCCTGTTCCCCGATATGTTTTCAGGCGTTTTCGGTGCATCTATTTTAAAGAAAGCACAAGAAAAGGGTGCTGTAAATTTAGAGGTAACAGATATTCGTACATTTTCAGGGAACAAGCATAATCAAGTTGACGACTATCCATATGGTGGTGGTGCAGGTATGGTATTAAAGCCTGAACCGATGTTTAGTGCGGTAGAGGCCATCACTGCAGGCAAACAGCCACGGATCATATTAATGTGTCCTCAAGGGGAACGCTTTACCCAAAAAAAAGCAGAAGAGCTAGCCCAGGAAACAGAGTTAGTGTTCTTATGTGGTCATTATGAAGGCTATGATGAGCGTATACGTCAGCACCTTGTAACAGATGAAATTTCCATTGGCGATTTCGTGTTAACAGGTGGGGAATTAGGCGCTATGACTGTTATTGATAGTGTAGTTAGATTGTTACCTGGTGTCTTAGGGCAAGAGGATTCGCATATACAGGATTCTTTTTCAACGGGTCTACTGGAGCATCCACACTATACACGACCTGCGGAGTTCCGTGGCATGAAGGTACCTGATGTATTATTATCGGGGAATCATGCTAAAATCGACCAATGGAGAGAGGAACAATCGCTGAAAAGAACTTTTGAGCGCCGTCCCGACTTATTGGAGCAATATCCATTAACAGACAAGCAAAAATTGTATTTAGAAAAACTAAAAAACAATCATCTAGATGCTTGA
- the rplS gene encoding 50S ribosomal protein L19 has product MSNIITEITKSQLRSDLPTFRPGDTVKVHVKVVEGTRERIQLFEGVVIKRRGGGISETFTVRKISYGVGVERTFPVHTPKIANLEVVRRGKVRRAKLYYLRNLRGKAARIKEIR; this is encoded by the coding sequence ATGTCAAACATTATTACAGAAATTACAAAATCTCAGCTTCGCTCTGATCTACCAACTTTCCGTCCTGGTGATACTGTTAAGGTACACGTGAAAGTAGTAGAGGGTACTCGTGAACGTATCCAACTTTTCGAAGGTGTAGTAATTAAACGTCGTGGTGGCGGAATTAGCGAAACTTTCACAGTTCGTAAAATTTCTTACGGTGTAGGTGTTGAACGTACATTCCCTGTACACACACCAAAAATCGCTAACTTAGAAGTTGTACGTCGTGGTAAAGTACGTCGTGCTAAACTTTACTACCTACGTAACCTACGTGGTAAAGCTGCTCGTATTAAAGAAATTCGATAA